Proteins from a single region of Paenibacillus sp. BIHB 4019:
- a CDS encoding S-layer homology domain-containing protein, which yields MQTLLKQAPARRLLLLILSCLLVLPAVLLPAAAHAESSAPAQVTITNTRVAVGQSGSVPVMLTSAGDGVGAYNMQIDFDPAIFSIVSITPTYGEVAPEDGSPSDTGYFQSNFNNTAGWVRAIWIDSTGGNSRIHDPQQLFTIEIKALSSETTGTYNLTVDTSKDENWAIYRSSSYKVPSTLAGGEIVVYKDSPNNPDPGSGSGGGSTTPTPATSTPAPTTTSTPVIVYIDGKEQPQFATSKSSVQNGRKSVLLEVDNDKVIKQISTSGIKELVLPVQDTTAAIVTGELNGQLVKELEGRGASVKVQTPTATYTLPASDINIDSISAQVGASVALSDIKITISITTADSSAANAVKSQASKQGLSVVGTPVDFEVIAHYNGKSIVVNQFNHYVERAIALPAGSDGTAITTGVVLGSDGTLHHVPTHISVTGSTYWASINSLTNSSYAVVYTPASFKDVENHWSKNDVNDLGSRLIMKGVSGTEFAPNASITRAEFTATLLRALGIHAASGSTAVSFSDVKAGSWYENEVKLAVSSKLISGYSDGTFRPNGLITREEAMIILNRALALTSLAQVSDAAEINSLLAVYEDSASVSEYAKAAVASALKNGIVQGADGALNPDSNVTRAETAAIVKRLLVKAGLING from the coding sequence ATGCAAACATTATTGAAGCAAGCTCCTGCAAGACGCCTTCTGCTGCTCATACTGAGCTGCCTGCTCGTGTTGCCAGCCGTTCTTCTTCCAGCTGCCGCACACGCTGAATCTAGCGCCCCTGCGCAGGTTACGATTACGAATACCCGAGTTGCAGTTGGACAATCAGGAAGCGTGCCTGTCATGCTGACGAGTGCTGGCGATGGCGTTGGTGCTTATAACATGCAAATCGATTTCGATCCTGCTATTTTCAGCATCGTCAGCATCACGCCTACCTATGGTGAAGTTGCTCCAGAAGACGGCAGCCCCTCTGATACGGGCTATTTCCAGTCCAACTTCAATAATACGGCTGGCTGGGTCCGGGCGATCTGGATCGATTCCACTGGCGGAAACTCGCGTATTCATGACCCGCAGCAGCTGTTTACTATTGAAATTAAAGCGCTTAGCAGCGAAACGACAGGAACTTATAATTTGACTGTTGATACGTCCAAAGATGAAAATTGGGCCATTTACCGCAGTTCCTCTTATAAGGTGCCGTCTACACTGGCAGGCGGAGAAATTGTCGTTTACAAGGACTCTCCGAACAATCCAGACCCAGGCTCTGGCTCTGGCGGCGGTTCGACAACACCGACACCTGCTACAAGCACACCGGCGCCGACAACAACATCGACACCGGTCATCGTCTACATCGACGGCAAGGAGCAGCCACAATTTGCGACATCGAAGTCTTCTGTACAAAATGGACGCAAATCAGTGCTGCTTGAAGTAGACAACGATAAAGTAATCAAACAAATTAGCACCTCCGGCATTAAAGAGCTGGTGCTTCCCGTTCAAGATACAACTGCCGCTATCGTAACTGGCGAGCTGAACGGCCAACTGGTGAAAGAATTGGAAGGTCGCGGTGCTTCCGTTAAAGTTCAAACGCCTACGGCTACTTATACGCTGCCTGCTAGCGATATCAACATTGACAGCATTTCCGCACAGGTCGGCGCTTCGGTTGCCCTGTCGGATATTAAAATCACGATTTCGATTACAACAGCGGATAGCTCAGCGGCAAACGCAGTAAAATCCCAAGCCTCCAAGCAAGGGCTGAGCGTTGTTGGCACGCCAGTAGACTTTGAAGTCATCGCGCATTACAACGGCAAAAGCATTGTCGTTAACCAGTTTAATCATTATGTAGAACGTGCAATCGCTCTTCCTGCCGGCTCTGACGGCACAGCGATTACAACGGGCGTCGTACTTGGTTCTGATGGCACCTTGCACCATGTTCCTACACATATTTCCGTTACAGGCAGCACGTATTGGGCGAGCATCAACAGCTTGACGAACAGCAGCTATGCAGTCGTTTATACCCCGGCTTCGTTCAAGGATGTTGAAAATCACTGGAGCAAAAATGACGTCAACGATCTCGGCTCCCGCCTGATCATGAAGGGCGTATCGGGAACTGAATTTGCACCGAACGCTTCCATTACTCGCGCTGAGTTCACGGCAACCTTGCTGCGCGCACTCGGCATCCATGCCGCTTCCGGCAGCACAGCGGTTTCCTTCTCCGATGTGAAGGCAGGCAGCTGGTACGAAAATGAAGTGAAGCTCGCGGTTTCGAGCAAGCTGATCAGCGGCTATTCGGACGGCACCTTCCGTCCAAACGGCTTGATTACTCGCGAAGAAGCGATGATTATTTTGAACCGTGCCCTTGCGCTCACTTCATTAGCACAAGTCAGCGATGCCGCTGAAATTAACAGCCTGCTGGCCGTTTACGAGGACAGCGCATCTGTGTCCGAATATGCGAAAGCCGCTGTTGCCAGCGCTTTGAAAAACGGCATTGTCCAAGGCGCCGATGGCGCTCTGAACCCGGATTCCAATGTAACACGGGCAGAGACTGCTGCTATCGTGAAACGCCTGCTTGTCAAAGCTGGTCTAATTAACGGTTAA
- a CDS encoding Ig-like domain-containing protein, which translates to MKHSLRKMAGFSRSKGPSLLLCTAVLGTSLSLSTLAHAASGPSNYFLPVVNNDIQWVKPTSNYSPVPSTGSQIITYDSSIMLDTTKLFPQAANITTLTAWSSDTNVASVNVQLPYIDVEILAAGTTQIRIEGVTAGNEKLTEHFQVTVDRFADTNKDGMVTAADALLIARGIERNTVLTPGDANLYDIDRDGSVSMADVTALMNLYTGKTSLDSTEKYIVTLSSIDDAPAVYNTSLSVDSWVSGQTVTAHYSYFDAENDAEGNTRTKWFRGNQADGSDRVEILGETATTYSLQQDDVNHYVFAEVTPVAASGDLLTGQAVLLKSNAAVASAAPFIVSRTPVNGSVNVNQNDNIVFTFNRDISAVVGKEIRFIDTSTNTEVLSFPSDYPAHVLISGNTVTIVGLTMFLPSDTQFSIIIDDGAFEDMDGNDFAGVSLSEWMFTTQFVG; encoded by the coding sequence ATGAAGCATTCTTTGCGTAAAATGGCTGGTTTTTCACGCAGCAAAGGTCCCTCGCTATTGTTGTGCACCGCTGTACTAGGAACAAGCTTGTCATTGTCAACTCTGGCGCATGCAGCATCTGGACCATCGAACTACTTCCTGCCTGTTGTAAACAACGATATACAATGGGTCAAGCCTACTTCTAATTACAGTCCTGTCCCTAGCACGGGATCGCAGATTATTACGTATGACTCCTCCATTATGCTGGATACGACGAAGCTATTCCCTCAGGCAGCCAACATCACTACGTTAACCGCTTGGTCCAGCGATACAAATGTCGCATCGGTTAATGTGCAGCTGCCTTACATAGACGTTGAAATTTTAGCTGCTGGTACAACTCAAATCAGAATTGAAGGCGTTACAGCCGGAAATGAAAAGCTGACGGAGCATTTCCAAGTGACGGTAGACCGCTTTGCGGATACGAACAAGGACGGCATGGTTACAGCAGCAGATGCGCTTCTGATCGCTAGAGGGATAGAGCGGAATACCGTCCTGACCCCGGGCGACGCCAATCTGTACGATATCGACCGCGACGGCAGCGTCTCCATGGCAGATGTCACGGCGCTGATGAATCTCTATACCGGCAAAACCTCCCTGGACTCAACTGAAAAATATATTGTCACGTTAAGCTCCATTGACGATGCTCCTGCTGTGTACAACACTTCCTTAAGTGTTGACTCATGGGTGTCTGGCCAGACCGTTACTGCGCATTACAGCTATTTTGACGCCGAAAATGATGCCGAGGGCAATACCCGCACGAAATGGTTCCGCGGTAATCAAGCTGACGGCTCTGACCGGGTGGAAATCCTCGGTGAAACGGCGACTACTTACAGCCTTCAGCAAGACGATGTCAATCATTATGTGTTCGCTGAGGTTACGCCGGTTGCCGCATCTGGTGATCTGCTGACGGGCCAGGCTGTCCTCTTGAAGTCAAATGCTGCCGTAGCAAGCGCTGCTCCTTTCATTGTAAGCCGCACCCCTGTAAACGGAAGCGTCAATGTTAATCAAAATGACAATATTGTTTTTACATTTAATAGAGACATTTCCGCTGTTGTTGGTAAAGAGATCAGATTTATTGATACCTCAACTAACACTGAAGTGCTGAGCTTTCCATCCGATTATCCAGCGCACGTTCTCATTAGCGGAAATACGGTTACCATTGTCGGTTTAACCATGTTCCTGCCATCCGATACACAATTCAGCATTATCATTGATGATGGCGCCTTTGAAGATATGGACGGAAATGATTTTGCAGGCGTCTCACTTTCTGAATGGATGTTCACAACCCAATTTGTAGGTTAA
- a CDS encoding S-layer homology domain-containing protein → MQPLLRQAPAKRFLLLMLSCLLILPAFFVPSAAHAASDAPAKVTITNTNVTAGQSATVPVMLTDPGDGVGAYNMQIDFDPSVLSIVSITPTHGEVAPENGAPSATGYFQSNFDNTAGWARAIWIDSTGGNSRINDPIQLFAIEVKSLSSETTGTYHLTVDTTNAEKWAFYRSPSYTTPSTVDGGEIVISKANSGSGSGSGSSGGGSTTTPATNTPAPTTTTTPVIVYIDGKEQQYATAQTSVQNGRKTVQLDVDNEKVLKQIDTTGIKELVLPIQDSTVAVVNGGLNGQLVKELEKRGATVKIETPAASYTLPASDINIDAISAQVGTTVKLSDIKIIISITAADNATINTVQSQASKQGVSVVGAPVNFEVIAQYNGQNISIGQFNHYVERSITLPAGADGSKMTTGVVLGEDGTLRHVPTYISVTGSTYFANINSLTNSSYAIVYAPASFKDVENHWSKNDVNDLGSRLIMKGVSSTEFAPNASITRAEFTATLLRALGIHKASVSTSVSFSDVKAGSWYENEVKLAVSNKLISGYSDGTFRPNGLITREEAMIILNRALALTTLPTVSDAAEIDSLLDAYGDSSSVSGYAKAAVASALKNGIVQGADGSLNPDSNVTRAETAAIVKRLLVKAGLING, encoded by the coding sequence ATGCAACCATTATTGAGACAAGCTCCTGCTAAACGCTTTCTGCTGCTCATGCTGAGCTGCCTGCTCATTTTGCCAGCTTTTTTTGTCCCTTCTGCCGCACATGCTGCATCAGATGCCCCTGCGAAGGTTACGATTACGAATACCAATGTGACAGCTGGACAATCAGCAACCGTGCCCGTCATGCTCACAGATCCAGGGGACGGCGTCGGCGCTTACAATATGCAAATCGACTTCGATCCTTCCGTGCTAAGCATCGTCAGCATTACGCCTACACATGGTGAAGTGGCGCCAGAAAACGGCGCTCCATCAGCTACAGGCTATTTTCAGTCCAACTTTGACAATACGGCAGGCTGGGCACGCGCCATCTGGATAGACTCTACGGGCGGAAACTCGCGCATTAACGATCCTATCCAGCTATTCGCTATTGAGGTTAAATCGCTCAGCAGCGAAACGACAGGAACGTATCACCTGACTGTAGATACGACGAACGCTGAGAAATGGGCGTTCTACCGCAGCCCATCGTATACAACGCCTTCTACCGTTGATGGCGGAGAAATCGTCATTTCTAAGGCAAACTCAGGATCTGGTTCAGGTTCAGGCTCGTCAGGCGGAGGTTCCACTACGACTCCTGCTACAAACACACCAGCTCCGACAACTACAACAACTCCGGTTATTGTATACATCGACGGCAAGGAGCAGCAATATGCAACGGCTCAAACCTCTGTGCAGAACGGCCGCAAAACGGTACAGCTGGACGTAGACAATGAAAAGGTTCTTAAGCAAATCGACACAACAGGCATTAAAGAGCTCGTGCTTCCGATTCAAGACAGCACAGTCGCTGTCGTCAACGGAGGATTGAACGGCCAACTGGTGAAGGAACTGGAGAAACGCGGCGCAACTGTTAAAATCGAGACGCCTGCAGCTAGCTACACCTTGCCTGCGAGCGACATCAACATTGATGCGATTTCCGCACAAGTCGGTACAACGGTGAAGCTGTCCGATATTAAAATCATCATTTCTATTACTGCAGCAGACAATGCAACCATCAATACTGTACAAAGCCAAGCATCCAAACAAGGCGTAAGCGTCGTTGGCGCTCCGGTAAACTTTGAAGTCATTGCGCAGTACAATGGACAAAACATCAGCATCGGCCAATTTAATCATTATGTAGAACGCTCAATCACTCTGCCTGCCGGCGCAGACGGCTCGAAGATGACAACGGGCGTCGTGCTTGGCGAAGATGGCACGCTGCGTCATGTGCCAACCTATATATCCGTAACGGGCAGCACGTATTTTGCAAACATCAACAGCTTGACGAACAGCAGCTATGCGATCGTGTATGCGCCTGCTTCGTTCAAGGATGTTGAAAATCACTGGAGCAAAAATGACGTCAACGATCTCGGCTCCCGCCTGATCATGAAGGGCGTATCGAGCACGGAGTTCGCACCGAATGCTTCCATTACACGCGCTGAGTTTACAGCAACCCTGCTGCGCGCACTTGGCATTCATAAGGCTTCCGTCAGCACTTCGGTTTCCTTCTCTGATGTAAAGGCAGGCAGCTGGTATGAAAATGAAGTGAAGCTTGCTGTATCAAACAAGCTGATCAGCGGCTATTCGGACGGCACCTTCCGTCCAAACGGCTTGATTACCCGTGAAGAAGCGATGATTATTTTGAACCGCGCTCTTGCGCTTACAACTTTGCCAACCGTCAGCGATGCTGCTGAAATCGACAGCCTGCTGGATGCTTACGGGGACAGCTCCTCGGTGTCGGGATATGCGAAAGCCGCTGTTGCCAGCGCTTTGAAAAACGGCATTGTGCAGGGAGCTGACGGTTCTCTGAACCCGGATTCCAACGTAACCCGTGCCGAAACGGCTGCTATTGTGAAGCGCCTGCTCGTCAAGGCTGGCCTGATTAACGGCTAA
- a CDS encoding Ig-like domain-containing protein gives MNDYWRKLTALSLKKGPSLFVCAAVLGTTLSLSAPAYAISEPSNYFLPVVNNDLHWVKNDSNANAGMGSTIDVYGSYFSLDSLKLFPPSTVITMLTAASSDTSVASANAYSPNLEMEIFGPGTTEIRVEGVTSENEKLTEHFRVTVDLFADTNKDGMITSADAFHIVRELSRNSPLTDGDFNLYDIDRDRSVTAADASALMDLYTGKTVLDSSKKYIVTLSAIDDAPAIYNGYLSADAWAPGQTVTTQYSYFDPENDFEGNSRFKWFRGLQADGSDRTEIIGATSNSYTLQQTDLNYYVFAEVTPVAESGDLLTGETVLLKPDSIVLSATPTIVSLTPENYSVNVDRNADIVFTFDREVTAVPGKHIRFYHSGIDSIVLDYLADDDYNIEVVGKTVTIKHLAGKLSYGTHFVLLIDHGSFKDANGNYYAGFDQGEWEFTTDYPS, from the coding sequence ATGAACGATTATTGGCGCAAATTGACCGCATTATCCCTGAAAAAGGGCCCATCGCTTTTTGTTTGTGCTGCAGTATTGGGGACCACTTTGTCACTATCTGCTCCGGCATATGCAATTTCAGAACCTTCTAACTACTTTCTTCCTGTAGTAAACAATGATTTGCACTGGGTTAAAAATGATTCCAATGCGAATGCGGGAATGGGCTCAACCATTGACGTTTATGGCAGCTACTTCTCATTGGATTCACTGAAGCTCTTCCCTCCATCAACCGTCATAACGATGTTAACTGCTGCTTCCAGCGATACGAGCGTCGCGTCTGCGAACGCTTATTCACCCAACCTTGAGATGGAAATATTCGGCCCGGGAACGACTGAAATCAGGGTTGAAGGCGTTACCTCTGAAAATGAAAAGCTGACCGAACACTTTCGCGTGACGGTAGACCTCTTCGCCGATACGAATAAAGACGGCATGATTACGTCAGCGGATGCCTTTCACATCGTTCGGGAGCTAAGCAGAAATTCTCCCCTTACTGACGGAGACTTCAATTTATATGATATCGACCGCGACAGATCCGTAACGGCAGCGGACGCTTCCGCCTTAATGGACCTCTACACTGGCAAAACCGTTCTAGACTCATCTAAAAAATATATCGTCACCTTAAGCGCCATTGACGATGCTCCAGCTATATATAACGGCTATTTAAGCGCTGATGCATGGGCACCAGGCCAAACGGTGACTACGCAATACAGTTATTTTGATCCTGAAAATGACTTCGAAGGCAATAGCCGCTTTAAATGGTTCCGCGGCCTGCAAGCAGATGGCTCGGACCGTACGGAAATCATAGGCGCAACGTCGAACAGCTATACTCTTCAGCAAACCGATCTAAATTATTATGTGTTCGCAGAAGTGACGCCAGTTGCCGAATCCGGCGATCTGCTGACGGGCGAAACGGTCCTATTGAAGCCCGATTCTATCGTATTGAGTGCTACTCCTACCATTGTTAGCCTTACACCCGAAAATTACAGTGTAAATGTCGATAGAAATGCTGATATTGTCTTCACTTTCGATAGAGAGGTTACGGCTGTTCCTGGTAAGCACATTCGTTTTTATCATTCTGGAATAGACAGCATTGTATTAGACTATCTTGCCGATGATGATTACAATATTGAGGTTGTTGGAAAAACCGTTACTATTAAACACCTGGCTGGAAAACTGTCATACGGTACGCACTTTGTTCTTTTAATTGATCATGGTTCCTTTAAAGATGCAAACGGTAATTATTATGCAGGCTTCGATCAAGGAGAATGGGAATTTACTACCGACTACCCGAGCTAA
- a CDS encoding exodeoxyribonuclease III codes for MKLVSWNVNGLRACVNKGFNNYFAEMDADIFCLQETKLQEGQISLELGEAYSDYWNYAVKKGYSGTAVFTKKPPLSVRYGIEENEEPEGRILTLEFEGFYLVNVYTPNAKRDLLRLDYRLEWEDRFRMYLQQLDAVKPVIVCGDLNVAHQEIDLKNAKANHGNSGFTPEERGKMSELLAAGFIDSFRHLYPDRTDAYTWWSYMPKVRERNVGWRIDYFLISERLAPLLKDAAIDSAIMGSDHCPVLLSMDI; via the coding sequence TTGAAGCTGGTCTCATGGAATGTTAACGGGCTGAGAGCCTGTGTGAATAAAGGGTTTAATAATTATTTTGCCGAGATGGACGCGGATATTTTCTGCCTGCAGGAGACGAAGCTGCAAGAGGGGCAAATTTCGCTGGAGCTTGGCGAGGCGTATTCGGACTACTGGAACTATGCCGTGAAGAAGGGCTATTCCGGCACGGCTGTGTTTACGAAAAAACCGCCGCTTTCCGTCCGCTATGGCATTGAAGAAAACGAAGAGCCGGAAGGCCGCATTTTGACGCTGGAATTTGAAGGCTTCTATTTAGTTAATGTATATACGCCTAATGCCAAGCGCGATTTGCTGCGGCTGGACTATCGACTGGAATGGGAAGATCGCTTCCGCATGTATTTGCAGCAGCTTGATGCGGTGAAGCCCGTCATTGTCTGCGGCGATCTCAACGTCGCCCATCAGGAAATCGATCTCAAAAACGCCAAAGCCAACCACGGCAATTCCGGCTTTACTCCGGAAGAACGCGGCAAAATGTCCGAGCTGCTGGCGGCCGGTTTTATCGACAGCTTTCGCCACCTCTACCCAGACCGCACCGATGCCTACACATGGTGGTCCTACATGCCCAAGGTTCGCGAGCGGAATGTCGGCTGGCGGATTGACTATTTTCTGATTTCAGAGCGACTAGCTCCGCTGCTGAAGGATGCGGCCATTGATTCCGCTATTATGGGAAGCGATCATTGTCCAGTGCTGCTGAGCATGGACATTTAA
- a CDS encoding metallophosphoesterase: protein MKIERILPEPIESFPYQTAAAGGGVYTALLPVYQGFVSGLPEHIDALIVTSDLQGVASDDGCEVQLGELLPEYLALLMAIEFPHLSPRRMIALLCGDLYGDAGKRGSSGNPLPVWLAFGDTFGWVAGVPGNHDIMESAHMNMLAASDCMHHMDLPALTEILGLRLAGLGGIIGRADKPNRMSQHDYVKWLRRLIMKQPHALLLHQGPDEPALGLEGSSAIRAALEQLPETLVFCGHSHWELPYATLSNGSQILNADGKVFILLPA, encoded by the coding sequence ATGAAAATCGAGCGAATACTTCCCGAACCTATTGAAAGCTTTCCCTATCAAACAGCGGCGGCTGGCGGCGGAGTCTATACTGCCCTGCTGCCGGTCTATCAAGGCTTTGTGTCTGGTCTGCCAGAGCATATAGATGCCCTGATTGTCACTTCCGATTTGCAGGGCGTTGCCAGCGATGATGGATGCGAGGTGCAGCTTGGCGAGCTGCTGCCCGAATATTTAGCGCTATTAATGGCGATTGAATTTCCCCATCTTTCTCCACGGCGTATGATTGCTCTGTTGTGCGGCGATTTATATGGAGATGCTGGCAAAAGGGGCAGCAGCGGCAACCCCCTTCCCGTCTGGCTCGCTTTCGGTGATACATTCGGCTGGGTCGCAGGTGTACCCGGCAACCATGATATAATGGAGTCTGCGCATATGAATATGCTCGCCGCTAGCGATTGCATGCATCACATGGACCTGCCAGCCTTGACCGAAATTTTAGGACTCCGCCTTGCTGGTCTTGGCGGCATTATCGGACGAGCGGACAAGCCTAATCGCATGTCCCAGCACGATTATGTGAAGTGGCTTCGCAGGCTTATTATGAAGCAGCCCCACGCTTTGCTTTTGCACCAGGGACCGGATGAGCCGGCACTTGGACTTGAGGGGAGCAGCGCCATTCGCGCTGCGCTTGAACAATTACCAGAGACGCTCGTATTTTGCGGGCATTCGCACTGGGAGCTTCCCTATGCCACGCTTAGCAATGGAAGCCAGATTTTGAATGCCGACGGCAAAGTTTTCATCCTGCTGCCCGCTTAG
- a CDS encoding undecaprenyl-diphosphate phosphatase: protein MDNFVLWLKYLILGIIQGFTEPIPVSSSGHLIIAQQLLGVEQRGLAFEILTNTASLIAIGYIFRQDINRLVVNTIKYMRTRDKAYKSDFLFAMYVVIGTVPAVIIGLLFKDQIESYFSSVRTVAISLLITGVALWLIRNLRGRKRDGDLKVKDALIVGLAQAVALIPGISRSGSTVITSIAVGMKQETALRFSFMLYIPISLGGLVLGISDIANDPNRTTLMIPYLIAFIATLIVTYFSMRWFMNIMARGNLKYFSYYCFVAGILLLIFL, encoded by the coding sequence ATGGACAATTTCGTATTATGGTTGAAGTATTTGATTCTCGGTATTATTCAGGGCTTTACAGAGCCGATCCCTGTATCATCAAGCGGACATTTAATTATCGCCCAGCAGCTGCTCGGGGTTGAACAGCGAGGGCTGGCATTTGAAATTTTAACGAACACGGCATCGCTGATTGCGATTGGCTACATTTTCCGCCAGGACATTAATCGGCTAGTTGTTAACACTATCAAGTATATGAGAACACGGGACAAAGCTTATAAAAGCGACTTCCTGTTCGCTATGTATGTCGTCATTGGAACCGTGCCGGCCGTCATTATCGGGCTGCTGTTCAAGGATCAAATCGAATCCTATTTCTCCTCCGTGCGTACGGTGGCGATATCGCTGCTCATAACCGGTGTGGCGCTCTGGCTCATCCGCAATTTGCGAGGGCGCAAGCGGGATGGCGACCTGAAGGTCAAGGACGCTTTAATTGTAGGCTTAGCGCAGGCGGTCGCGCTCATTCCCGGCATTAGCCGCTCCGGCTCAACCGTCATTACATCCATTGCGGTCGGCATGAAGCAGGAGACGGCGCTGCGGTTCTCATTTATGCTGTACATACCGATTAGCTTGGGCGGCTTGGTGCTAGGCATCTCGGATATCGCGAATGATCCTAACCGTACTACGCTGATGATTCCTTATCTCATTGCCTTTATCGCGACCTTAATTGTGACCTATTTCTCAATGCGCTGGTTCATGAACATTATGGCGCGCGGCAATTTAAAATATTTCTCCTATTATTGCTTTGTCGCAGGCATCCTGCTGCTCATTTTCCTCTAG
- a CDS encoding ABC transporter ATP-binding protein — MSEELLRMEHLTTSFRIADRYYAAVDDVTLSVRKNEILAIVGESGSGKSALAFSIMGLHTRAKIEGHIYYKGQDLAHLPPSKLNKLRGKEMGMIFQDPLSALNPLMIVGSQIEEALLLHNDKLTAEQRKAKVLELLDKVGIPRPEHTYQQYPHELSGGMRQRVVIAIAIANEPELLIADEPTTALDVTIQLQILELIRKLKSDIGAGIILITHDLGVVAEMADRVAVMYAGQIVEIADIYTLISNAQHPYTKSLLSSIPAVSAEKSRLHVIQGIVPSLQKLPREGCRFRSRIPWMEEAAHEAEPAMHEVSPGHFVRCTCYRTFYFPKVDGKGADYGAS; from the coding sequence GTGAGTGAGGAATTGCTGAGAATGGAGCATTTAACGACGTCCTTTCGGATCGCTGATCGCTATTATGCAGCAGTGGATGACGTTACGTTATCGGTCAGAAAAAATGAAATTTTAGCGATTGTTGGCGAATCCGGCTCGGGGAAAAGCGCATTGGCCTTTTCGATTATGGGACTCCATACGCGAGCGAAAATCGAAGGGCATATTTATTATAAGGGGCAGGATTTGGCTCATCTGCCTCCAAGCAAATTAAACAAGCTGCGTGGCAAGGAGATGGGCATGATTTTTCAGGACCCGCTGTCTGCTCTCAATCCGCTCATGATTGTTGGCAGCCAGATTGAGGAGGCTTTGCTGCTCCATAACGACAAGCTGACGGCGGAGCAGCGCAAGGCGAAGGTGCTGGAATTGCTCGATAAGGTAGGCATCCCCCGCCCTGAGCATACGTATCAGCAATATCCGCATGAGCTGTCCGGCGGAATGAGGCAGCGCGTCGTCATTGCGATTGCGATTGCCAATGAGCCGGAGCTGCTCATTGCCGATGAGCCGACGACGGCGCTTGATGTGACGATCCAGCTGCAAATTTTGGAGCTGATCCGCAAGTTGAAGAGTGATATTGGCGCGGGCATTATCCTCATCACCCATGATCTTGGCGTTGTGGCGGAAATGGCGGATCGGGTAGCCGTTATGTATGCAGGACAGATTGTGGAAATCGCTGATATTTATACGCTCATCTCAAATGCGCAGCATCCATATACGAAGTCGCTGCTCAGCTCGATTCCGGCGGTCAGCGCCGAGAAGTCCCGGCTGCATGTCATTCAAGGCATTGTGCCCTCCTTGCAGAAGCTGCCCCGCGAGGGCTGCCGCTTCCGCTCCCGCATTCCATGGATGGAGGAGGCGGCACATGAGGCGGAGCCTGCGATGCACGAAGTAAGTCCCGGTCATTTCGTCCGCTGCACCTGCTATCGGACTTTTTATTTTCCTAAAGTGGACGGGAAGGGGGCTGACTATGGCGCTTCTTGA
- a CDS encoding ATP-binding cassette domain-containing protein, whose amino-acid sequence MALLDIKDLKVHFPIRGGLFGRTVGEVKAVDGVSLSIEQGSTYGLVGESGSGKTTTGRAVIGLNAITSGSVIFEGKDLNEGGKRGLLNARRDIQMIFQDPYSSLNPKKRVIDIVAEPLRNFERLSEQEEKRRVRELLEQVGLSAETIYKYPHEFSGGQRQRIGIARAIALKPKLIIADEPVSALDVSVQAQVLNFMQDIQKELNLTYLFISHDLGIIRHMCDHIGIMYKGRHVEQGTTSDIFHNPQHIYTKRLLAAIPDIDPTQREKQRQFRAEVKAEYDQAYRDYFDEEGLAYSLRPISSTHLVALPGKGG is encoded by the coding sequence ATGGCGCTTCTTGATATTAAAGATTTAAAGGTGCATTTTCCGATTCGCGGCGGCTTGTTCGGCAGAACGGTTGGCGAGGTCAAAGCGGTAGACGGCGTAAGCTTGTCCATTGAGCAGGGAAGCACCTACGGACTCGTTGGCGAGTCCGGCTCGGGCAAGACGACGACGGGGCGGGCGGTTATCGGCCTGAATGCGATTACGTCCGGCAGCGTCATATTCGAAGGCAAGGATTTGAACGAAGGCGGCAAGCGGGGCTTGCTGAATGCCCGCCGCGATATTCAAATGATTTTTCAAGATCCCTATTCCTCGCTTAATCCAAAGAAGCGCGTCATCGACATTGTGGCGGAGCCGCTGCGCAACTTCGAGCGGCTGTCTGAGCAGGAGGAGAAACGGCGCGTGCGCGAGCTGCTGGAGCAAGTAGGCTTAAGCGCAGAGACGATCTATAAATATCCGCATGAGTTTTCCGGCGGCCAGCGGCAGCGGATCGGCATCGCCAGGGCGATTGCCTTAAAGCCGAAGCTGATCATTGCCGATGAGCCCGTATCGGCGCTGGACGTATCCGTACAGGCGCAGGTGCTTAATTTTATGCAGGACATCCAGAAGGAATTAAACCTCACGTACTTGTTTATCAGCCATGACCTTGGCATTATCCGGCATATGTGCGATCACATCGGCATTATGTACAAGGGAAGACATGTTGAGCAAGGCACAACCTCAGATATTTTTCATAACCCTCAGCATATTTACACCAAGAGGCTTCTTGCAGCCATTCCAGATATCGACCCTACACAAAGAGAGAAACAGCGACAGTTTAGAGCAGAGGTAAAAGCCGAATATGATCAAGCCTACAGAGACTATTTCGACGAAGAGGGCCTGGCCTATTCATTAAGGCCGATCTCAAGCACGCATCTAGTAGCTCTGCCTGGGAAAGGTGGATAG